A window from Magnetospirillum sp. WYHS-4 encodes these proteins:
- the mobB gene encoding molybdopterin-guanine dinucleotide biosynthesis protein B produces the protein MKRRVLGIVGWSGAGKTTLLVRLIPELVGRGLKISTVKHTHHDFDIDRTGKDSYRHREAGAGEVLVASERRWALMHELRGAAEPSLDTLIGHMSPCDLLLVEGFKHHPHPKLEVHRPANGKPLLHPNDSTIVAVASDVALADCALPVLDLGNERAIADFILSLQEIPS, from the coding sequence GTGAAGCGCCGCGTGCTCGGCATCGTGGGATGGAGCGGCGCAGGCAAGACCACGCTGCTGGTGCGGCTGATTCCGGAACTGGTCGGGCGCGGCCTCAAGATTTCGACGGTCAAGCACACCCACCACGACTTCGATATCGACCGGACGGGCAAGGATTCGTATCGCCACCGCGAGGCCGGGGCCGGCGAGGTGCTGGTCGCCTCGGAACGGCGTTGGGCCCTGATGCACGAACTGCGCGGCGCCGCCGAACCCTCCCTGGACACCCTGATCGGGCACATGTCGCCCTGCGACCTGTTGCTGGTGGAAGGGTTCAAGCACCATCCCCATCCCAAGCTGGAAGTGCATCGCCCGGCCAACGGCAAGCCCCTGCTGCATCCCAACGATTCGACCATCGTCGCCGTGGCCTCCGACGTGGCCCTGGCGGACTGCGCCCTGCCGGTGCTCGATCTCGGGAACGAAAGGGCCATCGCCGACTTCATCCTTTCCCTGCAGGAAATACCGTCATGA
- the pgsA gene encoding CDP-diacylglycerol--glycerol-3-phosphate 3-phosphatidyltransferase → MTNLPNLLTLSRIVAIPVLVGLLYMEPPLGNWLALGVYSLAGVTDYLDGYLARAWGQQSALGRFLDPIADKLLVASLLLVLVALDRIAGIATLAAVVILCREILVSGLREFLAEVRVGVPVSQLAKWKTTVQIVAMGFLIVGEAGPQFGPLSTTEVGLVGLWLAAAVTLVTGYDYLIAGLKHINGAKP, encoded by the coding sequence ATGACCAATCTACCCAACCTGCTGACTCTCTCGCGCATCGTCGCCATCCCCGTGCTGGTGGGGCTTCTGTATATGGAGCCGCCGCTCGGCAACTGGCTGGCGCTGGGCGTCTACAGCCTAGCCGGGGTCACCGACTACCTGGACGGATACTTGGCGCGTGCCTGGGGCCAGCAGTCGGCCCTGGGGCGGTTTCTCGATCCCATCGCCGACAAGCTGCTGGTGGCGTCCCTGTTGCTGGTGCTGGTGGCGCTGGACCGCATCGCCGGCATCGCGACCCTGGCGGCGGTGGTCATCCTCTGCCGGGAGATCCTGGTCTCCGGGCTGCGCGAGTTCCTGGCCGAGGTGCGGGTCGGGGTACCGGTCAGCCAGCTCGCCAAGTGGAAGACAACGGTGCAGATCGTCGCGATGGGCTTTTTGATCGTCGGAGAGGCCGGACCTCAGTTCGGCCCCCTGTCCACCACCGAGGTTGGCCTCGTCGGCCTGTGGCTGGCGGCGGCGGTAACCTTGGTCACCGGCTACGACTACCTGATCGCGGGTCTCAAGCACATCAACGGGGCCAAGCCGTGA